A portion of the Stigmatella aurantiaca DW4/3-1 genome contains these proteins:
- a CDS encoding FAD-dependent oxidoreductase: MKDERIHKSLWTTTAHGRRFPLLQGDLTVDVVIAGGGITGLTTALLLKRAGKKVAVLEMHRLLSGQTGQTTAHLTELLDTPYATLRSDFGERGARMAAASSRAAIEQIATLVKELGIDCGFQRVPLYRYAETHLQLQELEKEVAAAQEAGLMVRFTQETPLPFPVKGALRLEDQAQFHPREYLLALAEQIEGDGCFLFEETRVVEVQDGTPCRVITDRGTVTAGEVVEATNSPLNRVFMQTKIYPYRTYAVAGPLEGPLEPGLYYDSQDPYHYIRTQRVQGVNYLIVGGEDHKVGTEENTQQRFDALEAYALRRFPVSTLTHRWSGQVIEPADGLAYIGRNSASKHTWVATGLSGTGLTWGTLAGMILSDLLLGRQNPYAALYDATRVKVRAGAKDFIQENAEVAFRFVADRLSRPDGCTLSEVAPGEGKILEVAGQKIAVYREEGGACHAVSPVCTHLGCHVHWNNAERSWDCPCHGARFSPTGQVLNGPAVKDLASKKLPPEANDAPSDGETP; this comes from the coding sequence ATGAAGGACGAGCGAATCCACAAGTCTCTTTGGACAACGACGGCGCACGGCAGACGCTTCCCCCTCTTGCAGGGCGACCTGACGGTGGACGTGGTCATCGCCGGAGGCGGCATCACCGGCCTCACCACAGCCCTGTTGCTCAAGCGGGCCGGCAAGAAGGTGGCGGTGCTGGAGATGCACCGGTTGCTCTCTGGCCAGACCGGGCAGACCACCGCTCACCTCACGGAGTTGCTCGACACCCCCTACGCCACGCTGCGCTCGGACTTTGGCGAGCGGGGGGCGCGCATGGCCGCGGCCTCCAGCCGGGCGGCCATCGAGCAGATCGCCACGCTCGTGAAGGAACTGGGCATCGACTGTGGCTTCCAGCGCGTGCCGCTGTACCGCTATGCGGAAACCCACCTTCAGCTCCAGGAACTGGAGAAGGAGGTGGCCGCCGCGCAGGAAGCGGGGCTGATGGTCCGCTTCACCCAGGAGACGCCGCTGCCCTTTCCCGTGAAGGGCGCGCTGCGGTTGGAGGACCAGGCGCAGTTCCACCCGCGCGAGTACCTGCTGGCTCTCGCCGAGCAAATTGAAGGGGATGGGTGCTTCCTCTTCGAGGAGACGCGGGTGGTGGAGGTGCAGGACGGCACGCCCTGCCGCGTCATCACCGACCGGGGCACCGTGACGGCCGGAGAGGTGGTGGAGGCGACGAACAGCCCCCTCAACCGCGTCTTCATGCAGACGAAGATCTACCCGTACCGCACCTACGCCGTGGCCGGTCCGCTGGAAGGTCCCCTGGAGCCGGGCCTCTATTATGACAGCCAGGACCCCTACCACTACATCCGGACGCAGCGCGTCCAGGGCGTGAACTACCTCATCGTGGGCGGCGAGGACCACAAGGTGGGCACGGAGGAGAACACGCAGCAGCGCTTCGATGCCCTGGAGGCTTACGCACTGCGTCGCTTCCCAGTCTCGACCCTCACCCACCGTTGGTCTGGGCAGGTCATCGAACCCGCGGATGGTCTGGCGTACATCGGCCGCAACAGCGCTTCGAAGCACACCTGGGTGGCCACGGGTCTATCGGGAACGGGCCTGACGTGGGGAACGCTGGCCGGGATGATCCTCTCGGACCTTCTCCTCGGACGGCAGAACCCATACGCCGCGCTGTATGACGCCACGCGCGTGAAGGTGCGGGCGGGGGCCAAGGACTTCATCCAGGAGAACGCGGAGGTGGCGTTCCGTTTTGTCGCGGATCGCCTCTCCCGGCCGGATGGGTGCACGCTGTCCGAGGTGGCTCCGGGCGAGGGGAAGATCCTCGAGGTGGCCGGGCAGAAGATCGCCGTCTACCGGGAAGAGGGCGGCGCGTGCCATGCCGTGTCCCCGGTGTGCACGCACCTGGGCTGCCACGTGCATTGGAACAACGCCGAGCGCTCCTGGGACTGCCCATGCCATGGCGCCCGCTTCAGCCCCACCGGCCAGGTGCTCAACGGGCCGGCCGTGAAGGACCTCGCATCCAAGAAGCTTCCACCCGAGGCGAATGACGCACCATCAGACGGAGAGACACCATGA
- a CDS encoding hemerythrin domain-containing protein produces the protein MNAIDLLEDQHQEVKKLFKKYESLGDGADAERRELFEKIADRLAAHTSIEELYFYPSVKAARTEEQLYEAVEEHLAAKRIIADLLQMKPDSEYFDAKMKVLQESIDHHVEEEEEELFPKVRKLLTEEQLLVLGIQMKEEFDEIMEAEPRYEVPMQTDVAAPI, from the coding sequence ATGAACGCCATTGACCTGCTCGAGGACCAGCACCAAGAGGTGAAGAAGCTTTTCAAGAAGTACGAGAGCCTGGGGGACGGCGCGGATGCGGAGCGCCGGGAGCTCTTCGAGAAGATCGCCGACCGGCTGGCGGCCCATACCTCCATCGAGGAGCTGTACTTCTATCCCTCGGTGAAGGCGGCCCGGACGGAGGAGCAGCTGTACGAGGCGGTCGAGGAGCACCTGGCCGCCAAGCGCATCATCGCGGACCTGCTCCAGATGAAGCCGGACAGCGAGTACTTCGACGCGAAGATGAAGGTGCTCCAGGAGAGCATCGACCACCACGTGGAAGAAGAAGAGGAGGAACTCTTTCCGAAGGTGCGCAAGCTCCTGACGGAGGAGCAACTGCTGGTGCTCGGCATCCAGATGAAAGAGGAGTTCGACGAAATCATGGAAGCCGAGCCGCGCTACGAAGTGCCGATGCAGACGGACGTCGCGGCCCCTATCTGA
- a CDS encoding DNA-3-methyladenine glycosylase family protein, with protein MPAPPRAAVSLPEAFTLSARRALARADPTLAALMRKVGPFRLELKPLLSPFEALAESIVYQQLHGRAAAAIFARLCERVGSGTGLTPEALLATPDDALRAAGVSGPKAAALKDLAEKTRAGTVPSLAQVRRLSDEALIERFSAVRGIGQWTVEMLLIFRLGRPDVLPVDDYAIRKGFMFLQGLKESPRPREVLAYGERWRPWRSVASWYLWRSLELPEIQEASRRAKKD; from the coding sequence ATGCCCGCCCCCCCGCGCGCCGCCGTGTCCTTGCCCGAGGCCTTTACCCTGTCTGCTCGCCGGGCGCTGGCCCGTGCCGACCCCACGCTGGCCGCCCTGATGCGGAAGGTGGGGCCCTTCCGGCTCGAGCTCAAGCCGCTGCTCAGCCCCTTCGAGGCACTGGCTGAGTCCATCGTCTACCAGCAGCTTCACGGCCGCGCGGCGGCCGCCATCTTCGCCCGGCTGTGTGAGCGGGTGGGGAGTGGCACGGGCCTCACGCCCGAGGCCCTCCTGGCCACGCCGGACGATGCGCTGAGGGCCGCCGGGGTGTCGGGCCCCAAGGCCGCGGCGCTGAAGGATCTGGCCGAGAAGACCCGGGCGGGAACGGTGCCCTCCCTGGCCCAGGTGCGGCGTCTGAGTGACGAGGCGCTCATCGAGCGGTTCTCCGCGGTGCGCGGCATTGGCCAGTGGACGGTGGAGATGCTGCTCATCTTCCGCCTCGGCCGGCCGGACGTGCTACCCGTGGACGATTACGCCATCCGCAAGGGCTTCATGTTCCTTCAGGGCTTGAAGGAGTCTCCTCGGCCCCGGGAGGTGCTGGCGTACGGAGAGCGGTGGCGTCCCTGGCGCAGCGTGGCGAGTTGGTACCTGTGGCGCTCGTTGGAGCTGCCGGAGATCCAGGAAGCCTCCCGCCGCGCCAAGAAGGACTGA
- a CDS encoding zinc-dependent alcohol dehydrogenase has product MRALTYQGPSKVRVENKPDPRIEHPQDVILKVTRAAICGSDLHLLHGLVPDTRVGCTFGHEFTGVVEDMGREVKSLRQGDRVVVPFNISCGSCFYCQRHLTALCENSNPASDVASGVYGYSHTTGGFEGGQAEYVRVPYADVGPMKIPDDMDEEEVLFLSDIFPTGYQGAEMGEIKAGETVVVFGAGPVGLFAMKSAWLMGAGRVIAVDHIPYRLAFAEQYAKVETVNFKEVGDVVMHLREMCGGRGADVCIDAVGMEADGSKMHTVLGLVMKAEAGAPTAINWCIDTVRKGGNVSIIGVYGPPWNLVSIGTAMNKGLTLRMNQCNVRRYMPHLLEHIRSGRVDAKGIITHRFSLEDAPQAYHLFAQKRDNCVKCVLAPHGHA; this is encoded by the coding sequence ATGAGAGCATTGACCTATCAGGGCCCCTCCAAGGTTCGTGTGGAGAACAAGCCCGACCCGCGCATCGAGCATCCCCAGGACGTCATCTTGAAGGTAACCCGGGCGGCGATCTGTGGCTCGGACCTTCACCTTTTGCACGGCCTGGTGCCGGACACCCGCGTGGGCTGTACCTTCGGCCACGAGTTCACCGGCGTGGTCGAGGACATGGGCCGCGAGGTGAAGAGCCTGCGCCAGGGGGACCGCGTCGTGGTGCCCTTCAACATCTCTTGCGGCTCCTGCTTCTATTGCCAGCGCCACCTGACGGCCCTCTGTGAGAACTCCAACCCGGCCAGCGATGTGGCCTCGGGGGTGTACGGCTATTCGCACACCACGGGCGGATTCGAGGGAGGGCAGGCCGAGTATGTGCGCGTGCCCTATGCGGACGTGGGGCCGATGAAGATTCCAGACGACATGGACGAGGAGGAGGTGCTCTTTCTCAGCGACATCTTCCCCACTGGCTACCAGGGCGCGGAGATGGGGGAGATCAAGGCCGGTGAGACGGTGGTGGTCTTTGGCGCGGGCCCCGTGGGCCTGTTTGCCATGAAGTCCGCGTGGCTGATGGGCGCGGGCCGTGTCATCGCGGTGGACCACATCCCCTACCGGCTGGCCTTCGCCGAGCAGTACGCGAAGGTGGAGACGGTGAACTTCAAGGAAGTGGGCGACGTGGTGATGCACCTCCGGGAGATGTGTGGCGGCCGGGGCGCGGACGTGTGCATCGACGCGGTGGGCATGGAGGCGGACGGCTCGAAGATGCACACCGTGCTGGGCCTGGTGATGAAGGCGGAGGCGGGAGCGCCCACCGCCATCAACTGGTGCATCGACACCGTGCGCAAGGGGGGCAACGTCTCCATCATCGGCGTGTATGGGCCCCCCTGGAACCTGGTGTCGATCGGCACGGCGATGAACAAGGGGCTCACGCTGCGGATGAACCAGTGCAACGTGCGCCGCTACATGCCCCACCTGCTGGAGCACATCCGCTCCGGCCGCGTGGATGCCAAGGGCATCATCACCCACCGCTTCTCGCTGGAGGATGCGCCCCAGGCCTACCACCTGTTCGCCCAGAAGCGGGACAACTGCGTGAAGTGCGTCCTGGCGCCTCACGGCCACGCGTGA
- a CDS encoding MFS transporter, which yields MKLSPSKLGLLGALYFVQGMPFGFQATALPVYLRTQGVSVTAIGFLGLLSLPWMFKALWAPLVDRYGSPRIGRRKSWILPLQVALAATCALAAFVPVEGALPVLLGLIFLMNLLAATQDIAVDGLAVDLLRPEEMGLGNTAQVVGYKLGMLTGGGLLVWASQSIGWRGLFLSMAGLSLTVFLITLFAREPAPRERTSERTSWREVLARLREAFLLPGTGWVLLFIATYKLGESLSDVLFKVFLVHVGVRPEQIGLWVGTWGMAASLLGSTAGGLLATRMPLLGALWLTAGLRVVPLAGRWWLAQWGVSDPSIIGVTMAEEFFGGALTTVMFAFMMSQVDPRIGATHYTLFASIEVLGKAPGGPIGGLLVGAAHWSYAQAFLLGTALSVAFLFLLVPLRGLRQRPRSSPPQALPSDG from the coding sequence GTGAAGCTCTCTCCGTCCAAACTGGGCCTGCTCGGCGCGCTTTACTTCGTCCAGGGCATGCCCTTTGGCTTCCAGGCCACCGCCCTGCCCGTCTACCTGCGGACGCAGGGCGTCTCGGTCACGGCCATCGGCTTTCTGGGGCTGCTCTCCCTGCCTTGGATGTTCAAGGCGCTCTGGGCGCCGCTCGTGGATCGCTACGGCTCCCCGCGCATCGGCCGGCGCAAATCCTGGATCCTCCCGCTCCAGGTGGCCCTGGCCGCCACGTGTGCCCTGGCCGCTTTCGTTCCCGTCGAGGGGGCCTTGCCCGTGCTGCTGGGCCTCATCTTCCTGATGAACCTGCTGGCCGCCACGCAGGACATCGCGGTGGATGGGCTGGCGGTGGACTTGCTGCGGCCCGAGGAGATGGGCCTGGGCAACACGGCGCAGGTGGTGGGCTACAAGCTGGGAATGCTCACCGGCGGGGGCCTCCTTGTCTGGGCCAGCCAGTCCATTGGCTGGCGCGGCTTGTTCCTGTCCATGGCGGGGCTCAGCCTCACCGTCTTCCTCATCACGCTGTTCGCCCGGGAGCCCGCGCCCCGGGAGCGCACCTCGGAGCGGACGAGCTGGCGCGAGGTGCTGGCCCGGCTCCGGGAGGCGTTCCTCCTGCCGGGCACCGGCTGGGTGCTGCTCTTCATCGCCACCTACAAGCTCGGCGAGTCCCTGTCGGATGTGCTCTTCAAGGTGTTTCTGGTTCACGTGGGGGTTCGTCCCGAACAGATCGGCCTCTGGGTGGGAACATGGGGGATGGCCGCCTCGCTGCTCGGCTCCACCGCCGGCGGGCTGCTCGCCACCCGGATGCCCTTGCTGGGAGCCCTCTGGCTGACCGCGGGGCTCCGCGTCGTGCCGCTGGCGGGCCGGTGGTGGCTGGCGCAGTGGGGGGTCTCCGACCCCAGCATCATCGGCGTCACCATGGCCGAGGAGTTCTTTGGCGGCGCGCTGACCACCGTGATGTTCGCCTTCATGATGTCGCAGGTGGACCCGCGCATCGGCGCCACCCACTACACGCTGTTCGCCAGCATCGAGGTGCTGGGCAAGGCCCCCGGAGGCCCCATCGGCGGATTGCTCGTGGGGGCCGCGCACTGGAGCTATGCCCAGGCGTTTCTCCTGGGCACCGCCCTCTCCGTGGCCTTCCTCTTCCTGCTGGTGCCGCTCCGGGGACTGCGACAGCGCCCCCGGAGCAGTCCACCTCAAGCGCTGCCTAGCGACGGGTGA